A genomic stretch from Sulfurirhabdus autotrophica includes:
- the urtB gene encoding urea ABC transporter permease subunit UrtB, translated as MSNNSMLRFLLNAVVCCTIFLTASAFAADDLFNKLATGDSDEKIVAINQLVSTEHPAALPVLQALKDGELNVTDNGVLVIISNEGTLNALDHSVINPAPENVEAIMINNRIRGALDAALATLQLVSGEKEKRLAAANELLDKADINLLPAIQKALLKEKDKEIKAALGLVEASIQLKDADVKVRLKAIGILAESDQSSTRTLLKPFVERQADGQFIEPDESVRAAAKDALAKIKSRLTRMEYLGRIFSGISLGSILLLAALGLAITYGLMGVINMAHGELLMIGAYTTFLVQLFFKQYFPSSFDAYLIAAVPASFIVAAMVGMLLERTVIRHLYGRPLETLLATWGISLLLIQTVRNIFGAQNVEVVNPSWMSGGIDMASNLVLPYNRIVIIGFAFFVLLLVWLLLNRTRLGLFVRAVTQNRKMADCLGVPTRNIDMWTFGLGSGIAGLGGCALSQIGNVGPDLGQSYIVDSFMVVVLGGVGQLAGTVSGALGLGVLNKFLEPFSGPVMAKILILLFIIIFIQRRPQGLFALKGRVVEH; from the coding sequence ATGTCCAACAATAGCATGTTGAGATTCTTGCTCAATGCAGTTGTCTGCTGCACGATATTTTTAACGGCATCCGCTTTTGCAGCCGACGATTTATTTAATAAATTGGCTACGGGCGATAGTGATGAAAAAATCGTTGCCATCAATCAACTGGTTTCAACTGAACATCCTGCGGCCTTGCCTGTTTTACAAGCATTAAAAGATGGCGAACTGAATGTCACCGATAATGGTGTGCTGGTGATTATCAGTAATGAAGGCACACTCAATGCCCTGGATCATAGCGTTATAAATCCTGCACCGGAAAATGTCGAAGCGATCATGATCAATAACCGGATAAGAGGGGCGCTGGATGCTGCTTTGGCCACTCTGCAACTGGTTTCTGGTGAGAAAGAAAAACGTCTGGCTGCTGCAAATGAGTTGCTGGATAAAGCAGATATTAATTTGCTCCCTGCTATTCAAAAGGCATTGCTAAAAGAGAAAGATAAGGAAATAAAAGCCGCTTTAGGGCTGGTTGAAGCCAGTATTCAGTTAAAGGATGCGGATGTAAAAGTACGTCTAAAGGCGATAGGTATTCTGGCTGAGAGTGATCAGTCCAGCACCAGGACATTATTAAAGCCCTTTGTTGAAAGGCAAGCGGATGGCCAGTTTATAGAACCTGATGAAAGTGTGCGTGCCGCAGCAAAAGATGCACTGGCAAAAATCAAAAGCAGGTTGACCAGAATGGAATATCTGGGCAGGATTTTCAGTGGCATAAGTTTAGGCAGCATATTGCTCCTTGCCGCACTTGGTTTGGCTATTACCTACGGGTTGATGGGTGTCATCAACATGGCTCATGGCGAATTGCTGATGATTGGCGCTTACACAACTTTTCTGGTTCAGTTGTTTTTCAAACAGTATTTCCCTTCAAGCTTTGATGCCTACCTGATTGCGGCAGTGCCTGCTTCTTTTATTGTAGCGGCCATGGTAGGCATGTTGCTGGAGCGAACGGTTATCCGTCATTTGTATGGACGACCCTTGGAAACGTTGCTGGCTACATGGGGGATCAGTCTGCTATTGATTCAGACCGTACGAAATATTTTTGGTGCACAGAATGTGGAAGTGGTGAACCCAAGCTGGATGTCAGGCGGGATTGATATGGCCAGTAATCTGGTACTCCCTTATAACCGGATTGTGATCATCGGATTTGCCTTTTTTGTATTGCTGCTTGTCTGGCTGCTGTTAAACCGTACAAGACTCGGGCTGTTTGTGAGGGCGGTGACGCAGAACAGAAAAATGGCTGATTGTCTGGGCGTACCTACCCGCAATATTGATATGTGGACGTTTGGGCTGGGCTCCGGTATTGCAGGGTTAGGCGGGTGTGCATTATCCCAGATTGGTAACGTGGGCCCGGATCTGGGGCAAAGCTACATTGTGGATTCATTCATGGTGGTGGTATTGGGTGGCGTAGGGCAACTTGCAGGCACTGTTTCCGGGGCATTGGGTCTGGGTGTGCTGAACAAGTTTCTGGAACCATTCTCCGGCCCGGTAATGGCAAAAATTCTGATTTTACTATTCATCATCATATTTATTCAGCGTCGTCCTCAAGGCTTGTTTGCTTTGAAGGGCCGGGTAGTGGAGCACTAA